Proteins co-encoded in one Euleptes europaea isolate rEulEur1 chromosome 1, rEulEur1.hap1, whole genome shotgun sequence genomic window:
- the MYADML2 gene encoding myeloid-associated differentiation marker-like protein 2 — protein sequence MENSGGMYLNMAAVTSRVGVARLLQAAFGCTTFSLVAHRGGFNEAYGTFCMAVWCFCFAVTIFIITCEFTRLHGCLSISWGNFTAAFAMLATLMSITTAVIYPLNFVQFSCHPIGCEKRDFSISASVFAGLLFFAYATEVFLTRAKPGQVTSYMATVSGLLKIVQAFAACIIFGALVNDSQYNRYVATQWCVAVYSFCFVLTVVVVSLNVTGRTATLRCPFERFVIIYTFVAVLMYVSAAVIWPVFCFDRKYGSPHRPYQCSKGKCPWDSQVVIAVFTYVNLVLYVADLAYSQRIRFVSHP from the coding sequence ATGGAGAACTCAGGAGGAATGTACCTGAACATGGCTGCAGTGACCTCTAGGGTGGGTGTTGCCCGACTGCTACAGGCAGCATTTGGATGCACCACATTCAGCCTTGTGGCCCACCGAGGGGGATTCAACGAAGCCTACGGCACTTTCTGCATGGCTGTctggtgtttttgttttgcagtcACCATCTTTATCATCACTTGTGAGTTCACGCGCCTCCACGGCTGCCTGAGCATCTCCTGGGGGAATTTCACAGCTGCTTTTGCCATGCTGGCCACTCTTATGTCCATCACAACCGCTGTCATCTACCCGCTTAATTTTGTCCAATTCAGCTGCCATCCCATTGGGTGCGAGAAGAGAGACTTCAGCATATCAGCTAGTGTCTTTGCTGGGCTTCTGTTTTTCGCATATGCCACAGAGGTGTTTCTGACTAGGGCCAAACCAGGACAGGTGACCAGCTACATGGCCACAGTTTCTGGCCTCCTGAAAATTGTCCAGGCCTTTGCCGCTTGCATTATTTTTGGAGCACTGGTGAACGACAGCCAGTACAATAGGTACGTGGCCACACAGTGGTGCGTGGCTGTTTACAGCTTCTGCTTTGTGCTAACTGTGGTTGTGGTGAGCCTCAACGTCACAGGAAGGACGGCAACACTCAGGTGCCCCTTTGAACGCTTTGTGATTATTTACACATTTGTGGCTGTCCTGATGTACGTGAGCGCTGCAGTGATCTGGCCGGTGTTCTGCTTTGACCGGAAGTACGGCTCTCCGCACCGCCCATATCAGTGTTCCAAAGGCAAGTGCCCCTGGGACAGTCAGGTGGTGATTGCAGTGTTCACGTATGTGAACCTGGTGCTTTACGTTGCAGATTTAGCATACTCTCAGCGTATTCGCTTCGTTTCACACCCTTGA